One genomic window of Peromyscus maniculatus bairdii isolate BWxNUB_F1_BW_parent chromosome 2, HU_Pman_BW_mat_3.1, whole genome shotgun sequence includes the following:
- the Tal1 gene encoding T-cell acute lymphocytic leukemia protein 1, whose protein sequence is MTERPPSEAARSDPQLEGQDAAEARMAPPHLVLLNGVAKETSRAAPAEPPVIELGARSSAGGGPASGGGAAVRDLKSRDAVAAEARHRVPTTELCRPPGPAPAPAPASAPAELPGDGRMVQLSPPALAAPAGPGRALLYSLSQPLASLGSGFFGEPDAFPMFTNNNRVKRRPSPYEMEITDGPHTKVVRRIFTNSRERWRQQNVNGAFAELRKLIPTHPPDKKLSKNEILRLAMKYINFLAKLLNDQEEEGTQRAKPGKDPVVGAGGGGAGGGMPPEDLLQDVLSPNSSCGSSLDGAASPDSYTEEPTPKHTARSLHPALLPATDGAGPR, encoded by the exons ATGACGGAGCGGCCGCCGAGCGAGGCGGCACGCAGTGACCCGCAGCTAGAGGGACAGGACGCGGCGGAGGCCCGCATGGCCCCCCCGCACCTAGTCCTGCTCAACGGCGTCGCCAAGGAGACAAGCCGCGCAGCCCCCGCGGAGCCCCCGGTCATCGAACTAGGCGCGCGCAGCAGCGCGGGGGGCGGCCCCGCCAGTGGGGGCGGTGCCGCCGTGAGGGACTTAAAGAGCCGCGACGCGGTTGCAGCCGAAGCTCGCCATCGAGTGCCCACCACCGAGCTGTGCAGACCTCCGGGACCCGCCCCAGCGCCCGCGCCCGCCTCGGCCCCGGCAGAGCTGCCTGGAGACGGCCGCATGGTGCAGCTGAGCCCGCCCGCGTTGGCAGCCCCCGCCGGCCCTGGCCGAGCGCTGCTGTACAGCCTTAGCCAGCCGCTGGCCTCGCTCGGCAG TGGGTTCTTCGGGGAGCCGGATGCCTTCCCCATGTTTACCAACAACAACCGGGTGAAGAGGAGGCCCTCCCCATATGAGATGGAGATTACCGATG GTCCTCACACCAAAGTAGTGCGGCGCATCTTCACCAACAGCCGGGAGCGATGGCGGCAGCAGAATGTGAATGGGGCATTTGCCGAGCTCCGAAAGCtgatccccacccacccacccgacAAGAAGCTAAGCAAGAATGAGATCCTTCGCCTCGCCATGAAGTACATAAACTTCCTGGCCAAGTTGCTCAATGACCAGGAGGAGGAAGGCACCCAGCGTGCCAAGCCTGGCAAGGACCCTGTGGTGGgagctggtgggggtggggcagggggtggCATGCCCCCTGAAGACCTTCTACAGGATGTGCTTTCCCCCAACTCCAGCTGTGGTAGCTCTCTGGATGGAGCAGCCAGCCCGGACAGTTATACAGAAGAACCAACACCCAAGCACACTGCCCGCAGCCTCCACCCTGCCCTGCTGCCTGCCACCGATGGGGCTGGCCCCCGGTGA